One region of Cloacibacillus sp. An23 genomic DNA includes:
- a CDS encoding DUF4304 domain-containing protein, whose amino-acid sequence MKNAASPVTEAINAIEGAVYAGIKKFGFRKHGRTLHRFVSEDISQVISFQCGQAYRGDTDRMWVNLGIRVPECSEREFFPSRPVKKYYKEYECTIRSRLGFIDGGVEKCFRVTDGTEAAANEILCDVLNKVLPVFDILSERRAVLTRRRDFPSFDVLCRNQILLEESMIYGHLGDVEKARELFEKHYRLKLEEYNDMTKNGRRYYLKKGERIVYMGQDITAQEDGFVTIYGASRGHLDYLDGLAAKLGLR is encoded by the coding sequence ATGAAGAACGCGGCTTCGCCGGTAACCGAGGCGATCAACGCTATTGAAGGTGCAGTATACGCCGGAATAAAAAAATTCGGATTCCGCAAACACGGGCGTACACTTCACAGATTCGTCTCCGAGGACATATCGCAGGTAATCAGTTTCCAATGCGGGCAGGCGTACAGAGGCGATACGGACCGTATGTGGGTCAACCTCGGAATAAGAGTGCCGGAATGCTCTGAGAGGGAGTTCTTCCCGTCAAGGCCCGTGAAAAAATATTACAAGGAATACGAATGCACTATCCGTTCGAGACTCGGGTTTATCGACGGCGGAGTGGAGAAATGCTTCCGTGTCACGGACGGCACGGAGGCCGCCGCAAATGAGATACTCTGCGACGTGCTGAACAAAGTTCTGCCGGTTTTCGACATTCTCTCGGAGAGACGGGCCGTACTCACGCGCCGCAGGGATTTCCCGTCGTTCGACGTTTTATGCAGAAACCAGATACTGCTCGAAGAATCCATGATATACGGACATCTCGGCGATGTGGAGAAAGCGAGAGAGCTTTTTGAAAAGCACTACAGGCTGAAGCTGGAAGAATACAATGACATGACGAAGAACGGCCGGCGTTATTATCTGAAAAAAGGCGAGCGTATCGTGTACATGGGGCAGGATATAACCGCGCAGGAGGACGGCTTCGTCACAATATACGGCGCGAGCCGCGGGCATCTCGACTATCTGGACGGGCTCGCGGCGAAGCTGGGGCTGAGATAG
- a CDS encoding DUF6138 family protein: MNLPKRDGLHGRYYLIHEPDTAPELLAEADVCIQDVFDGTALENHSAFPTVVRSHNGTPFLPWQILERYLGRLPLKGFPYDEAVAFCDALRRLAGWREIGHSLGKYIEKTVQKRYFVEGEKDNYFSCYPPCTVSPELRQEDVDENLLRFTCYAAVCHTVYGASFESVTTRHLFGLVSQLRPDIVKELKNNGSGKLPPNIQKRKTEHLTASANDAFAVIRITARDCSEECCAEALGYLCEALEHPEFPRSYSVEFRGPEKIYLPIPGLPKKGVNQLFACAVRYPRLHGLIERYARLAMREDEWYNNMSDELCAMPGTFAVFALGMEGPEWLPLVCGYLDLCDDEHSSLQEKFIHAFFKKFGFTRQTMPVLLHGVQSMQSLDPAKEFRSLIANDESLDSLLEIKNRLADYLPEEDEHDEDAKDFLWRGVLWAIWGRESGNGGGEIIKAAPDALKEKYRQVFA, from the coding sequence GTGAACTTACCAAAACGAGACGGCCTGCACGGCCGGTACTATCTGATACACGAGCCGGACACAGCGCCGGAGCTGCTGGCGGAGGCGGATGTATGTATTCAGGACGTGTTTGACGGAACCGCACTGGAAAACCACTCGGCCTTCCCGACGGTTGTGCGCAGTCACAACGGGACGCCGTTCCTCCCATGGCAAATTCTTGAGCGATACTTGGGGCGGCTGCCGCTGAAAGGATTCCCCTACGATGAGGCAGTCGCCTTCTGCGACGCTCTGCGGCGGCTGGCCGGCTGGCGCGAGATCGGTCATTCGTTGGGAAAATACATAGAAAAGACCGTACAGAAACGCTATTTTGTGGAGGGGGAGAAAGACAACTATTTTTCGTGCTATCCGCCATGCACGGTATCCCCGGAGCTGCGGCAGGAAGATGTGGACGAAAACCTGCTCCGCTTCACGTGCTACGCCGCGGTCTGCCATACGGTCTACGGTGCCAGCTTTGAATCCGTGACAACGAGGCATTTATTTGGACTGGTTTCGCAGCTTCGCCCCGACATAGTGAAGGAGCTTAAAAACAACGGAAGCGGCAAACTGCCTCCCAATATTCAAAAGAGGAAGACAGAACATCTAACCGCGTCCGCCAACGACGCGTTCGCCGTGATCCGCATCACAGCGAGAGACTGCTCCGAGGAATGCTGCGCCGAGGCGCTGGGCTATCTGTGCGAGGCGCTGGAGCATCCGGAGTTTCCGCGCAGCTACTCCGTAGAGTTCCGCGGGCCGGAAAAGATTTACCTGCCAATTCCCGGGCTTCCGAAGAAGGGAGTCAACCAGCTCTTCGCCTGCGCGGTGCGGTATCCGCGGCTTCACGGCCTGATAGAGCGGTACGCGCGGCTCGCTATGCGCGAGGACGAGTGGTACAACAACATGAGCGACGAGCTCTGCGCAATGCCCGGAACATTCGCCGTATTCGCGCTCGGCATGGAGGGGCCTGAATGGCTGCCTCTGGTGTGCGGTTACTTAGACCTCTGCGACGACGAACATTCGTCATTGCAGGAAAAATTCATCCACGCCTTTTTTAAAAAGTTCGGCTTCACGCGGCAGACCATGCCCGTATTGCTCCACGGCGTCCAGTCTATGCAGTCGCTTGACCCAGCGAAAGAGTTCCGCTCTCTGATAGCCAATGACGAAAGCCTCGACTCTCTGCTTGAAATCAAGAACCGTCTGGCAGATTATCTGCCGGAAGAGGATGAGCATGACGAGGATGCGAAAGACTTCCTATGGCGCGGCGTGCTCTGGGCGATATGGGGACGTGAGTCCGGAAATGGCGGCGGCGAGATTATCAAGGCCGCGCCCGACGCGCTGAAAGAGAAATACCGGCAGGTGTTCGCGTAA
- a CDS encoding ABC transporter ATP-binding protein, producing MTEARTPILAVRDLVVRYGAIQALKGASLDVYPGEIVAVIGANGAGKSTMMNAIMGDVPRVSGEILLDGRALPAKSFQVVSAGVSISPEGRKVFAPLTVLENLDMGAFPLSDKAEIEHLKQSVFELFPRLLERKNQYAGTLSGGEQQMLAIGRALMARPRVLLLDEPSLGLAPIIINEIFKELTEINRKLGMAILIVEQNAKKALQLSHRAYVIQTGTIIMEGRSEDLLHNPEIEEAYLGGKK from the coding sequence ATGACGGAAGCCCGCACTCCTATTCTGGCTGTAAGAGACCTCGTAGTCCGCTACGGCGCGATACAGGCGCTCAAAGGGGCGTCGCTCGACGTCTACCCGGGAGAGATAGTCGCCGTCATCGGCGCGAACGGCGCGGGAAAATCGACGATGATGAACGCCATCATGGGCGACGTCCCGCGCGTATCGGGCGAGATACTGCTCGACGGCAGAGCGCTGCCTGCGAAGAGCTTCCAGGTCGTCTCCGCCGGCGTCAGCATTTCGCCCGAGGGACGCAAGGTCTTCGCGCCGCTCACGGTTCTTGAAAACCTTGACATGGGAGCCTTCCCGCTTTCCGACAAAGCCGAGATAGAGCATCTCAAGCAAAGCGTCTTCGAGTTGTTCCCGCGCCTGCTTGAACGCAAGAACCAGTACGCGGGCACGCTCTCCGGCGGAGAACAGCAGATGCTCGCGATAGGCCGCGCGCTTATGGCGCGTCCGCGCGTGCTGCTGCTCGACGAGCCGTCGCTCGGCCTCGCGCCTATCATCATCAACGAAATATTCAAAGAGCTGACCGAGATCAACAGGAAGCTCGGCATGGCGATACTGATAGTCGAGCAGAACGCGAAAAAGGCGCTCCAACTTTCGCACCGCGCCTACGTCATTCAGACCGGAACGATAATCATGGAAGGACGCTCCGAAGACTTGCTCCACAATCCGGAAATCGAGGAAGCCTACCTCGGCGGCAAAAAATAA
- a CDS encoding ABC transporter ATP-binding protein encodes MSALLELKEVNKKFGGVHAVRDMTFKIEKGELAGLIGPNGAGKTTIFNLVTGVYDVTSGDIVFKGESIAKLKTFQVISRGIARTFQNLRLFAASSVLENVMTAAQQHYKYNFLEAVTHMGRWRSKEAATRKESMELLDRVGLADRANQAAGTLPYGLQRRLEIARAISLQPELLLLDEPAAGMNADEVLQLNDLITGIHRDFNLTILLIEHHMDMVMAICPHIVCMNFGAKIAEGTPSEIQSHPDVLKAYLGEEE; translated from the coding sequence ATGAGCGCATTGCTTGAACTGAAAGAAGTCAACAAAAAATTCGGCGGAGTCCACGCCGTCCGCGACATGACCTTCAAGATAGAGAAGGGGGAGCTCGCGGGACTCATCGGCCCGAACGGAGCCGGGAAGACGACGATATTCAACCTCGTCACCGGCGTCTACGACGTGACGAGCGGCGACATCGTCTTCAAAGGCGAGAGCATAGCGAAGCTCAAGACCTTCCAGGTCATATCGCGCGGCATCGCGAGGACGTTCCAGAATCTGCGCCTCTTCGCGGCCTCGTCGGTGCTTGAGAACGTCATGACGGCCGCGCAGCAGCATTACAAATACAACTTCCTCGAAGCCGTCACTCACATGGGACGTTGGAGAAGCAAGGAAGCCGCCACGCGCAAAGAAAGCATGGAGCTTCTCGACCGCGTCGGCCTCGCCGACAGAGCGAACCAGGCCGCAGGCACTCTGCCCTACGGACTGCAGCGCCGTCTTGAGATAGCGCGCGCCATATCGCTCCAACCCGAGCTGCTGCTTCTCGACGAGCCTGCGGCCGGTATGAACGCAGACGAGGTTTTACAGCTCAACGATCTGATTACGGGCATCCACCGCGACTTCAACCTCACGATACTGCTCATAGAACACCACATGGACATGGTCATGGCGATATGCCCGCACATCGTCTGCATGAACTTCGGCGCGAAGATAGCCGAAGGCACGCCTTCGGAGATACAGAGCCATCCCGACGTTCTCAAGGCGTACCTTGGAGAGGAGGAATAG
- a CDS encoding branched-chain amino acid ABC transporter permease produces MEGYAVGVITLLAINCIAAMGVSLFTGFTGIFTLGHAGYMAIGAYTAAILTVEYGLHFIPAIIAGGILAMILAYLIGLPTLKLVGDYYAIVSLGLGEAIRLIIENWNSVTRGARGYPGIDGFTSMPVAVGFFVVLAVAMFFLVNSSYGRTFKACRDDYVAASLLGFNTAHYRNLSLAISGFYCGVSGALIAGYMSFIQPIMFDMAKSTELVSIVVFGGLGSMSGCLLGTTILTLVTELFRPISQYRMLIYGLVLVLVMVLRPEGIMGTNELTPSYLKKLFSRKKTGTAEEGAR; encoded by the coding sequence ATGGAAGGTTATGCCGTTGGCGTTATCACCCTCCTTGCTATAAACTGCATCGCCGCTATGGGCGTCTCGCTCTTCACCGGCTTTACCGGCATATTCACGCTGGGCCACGCCGGCTATATGGCGATAGGCGCGTACACCGCGGCTATACTCACTGTCGAATACGGGCTGCACTTCATCCCGGCCATTATCGCGGGCGGAATCCTTGCGATGATACTGGCCTACCTGATAGGCCTTCCGACGCTGAAGCTCGTCGGCGACTATTACGCCATAGTCTCGCTCGGCCTCGGCGAAGCGATACGCCTCATCATCGAGAACTGGAACAGCGTTACGCGCGGCGCGCGCGGCTACCCCGGCATAGACGGCTTCACGAGTATGCCGGTCGCTGTCGGTTTCTTCGTTGTGCTCGCCGTTGCGATGTTCTTCCTCGTCAACAGCAGCTACGGGCGCACCTTCAAGGCATGCCGCGACGACTATGTGGCGGCGTCGCTGCTCGGATTCAACACGGCGCACTACCGCAACCTGAGCCTCGCAATATCGGGCTTCTACTGCGGCGTATCCGGAGCGCTGATAGCCGGATATATGTCCTTCATACAGCCGATAATGTTCGACATGGCGAAGTCGACGGAGCTCGTTTCCATCGTCGTCTTCGGAGGACTCGGCTCCATGAGCGGATGCCTGCTCGGCACGACGATACTGACGCTCGTCACGGAGCTTTTCCGCCCGATATCGCAGTACCGTATGCTTATCTACGGGCTCGTCCTCGTGCTCGTCATGGTTCTGCGCCCCGAGGGTATCATGGGCACGAACGAGCTGACGCCGTCCTACCTTAAGAAGCTCTTTTCGCGCAAAAAGACCGGAACGGCAGAGGAGGGAGCCCGCTGA
- a CDS encoding branched-chain amino acid ABC transporter permease, which translates to METFIQQLINGLSLGSVYALIAVGYSLVYSVLLFSNFAHGGFLVIGGYICYYALRSGGANIWVASFAALIGAGISAIIVERLAYRPIRERTPITLYMLIASMGMSIVIENIFVVTVGGRFRALPPVIPTDPVNFLGLATTSAFDILSLVTAVVFLAGLQLFLVRTKWGLAIRAASYNLKTAGLMGVNVNRLISIVFFVAGLLAGVGGIFLSVRYTLYPQLGSMITTKAFVAAVIGGLGSLPGAVIGSIILGLAEMLTAGFISSQFRDLVVFGILIITLIVRPTGLFGKSVGEKV; encoded by the coding sequence TTGGAGACCTTTATCCAGCAGCTTATCAACGGATTGTCCCTCGGCTCGGTCTACGCTCTTATCGCCGTCGGATATTCGCTTGTGTATTCTGTACTTCTGTTTTCTAACTTCGCCCACGGCGGATTTCTCGTAATAGGCGGCTATATATGCTACTACGCGCTGCGTTCCGGCGGCGCCAACATTTGGGTGGCCTCGTTCGCGGCGCTGATAGGCGCGGGAATTTCGGCGATAATAGTCGAGCGCCTCGCCTATCGCCCGATACGCGAACGTACTCCCATCACGCTCTATATGCTTATCGCGTCGATGGGCATGAGCATAGTCATTGAAAATATCTTCGTGGTGACGGTCGGAGGCCGCTTCCGCGCGCTCCCCCCAGTCATCCCGACTGACCCGGTAAATTTCCTCGGCCTCGCTACGACGAGCGCTTTCGACATACTGTCTCTCGTGACCGCGGTCGTGTTCCTCGCCGGCCTCCAGCTTTTCCTCGTCAGAACGAAGTGGGGGCTCGCAATCCGCGCCGCGTCCTATAACCTTAAAACGGCCGGACTTATGGGCGTCAACGTCAACAGGCTGATTTCGATAGTGTTCTTCGTCGCCGGGCTTCTCGCGGGCGTCGGCGGTATATTCCTGTCTGTCCGTTACACGCTCTATCCGCAGCTCGGCAGCATGATAACGACGAAGGCGTTCGTCGCCGCCGTCATCGGCGGCCTAGGCTCGCTGCCTGGAGCCGTTATCGGTAGCATCATACTCGGCCTCGCCGAGATGCTCACGGCTGGATTTATATCGAGCCAGTTCCGCGACCTCGTCGTATTCGGCATCCTGATCATCACGCTTATCGTCCGTCCGACGGGACTCTTCGGAAAATCCGTCGGCGAGAAAGTGTAA
- the dnaJ gene encoding molecular chaperone DnaJ translates to MAAPGKKDYYEILGVSRGASADEIKKAYRALTRKYHPDANPGDKEAEAKYKEINEANEVLSDPKKRAQYDQFGYVGDVPPDGFGGAGGGFGGFGGQTFTQEDLGDLFGDLFGGGFGGGRRRSSNPNAPKRGADLEASVKISLEEAYKGTKRKLEIPRLDTCPHCGGSGAEPGSKVETCPACHGTGQVREVVNTPFGQMQQIVTCAKCGGKGRTVDRVCTVCRGNGRVQKTQSVEVKIPAGVDNGTRLRVSSKGEAGINGGPAGDLFILTEVMPDARFTRKGDDLNTTIEISYPQAALGCEVKVDTFDGVEKLDIPAGTQAGSKLRIKGRGMPRLRGKGSGDMNILVRVKVPKSLSAKERELLIQLARESGQQVKA, encoded by the coding sequence ATGGCTGCTCCCGGTAAAAAAGACTATTACGAAATATTGGGCGTTAGCCGGGGAGCATCGGCTGACGAGATAAAGAAAGCCTACCGCGCTCTGACTCGGAAGTATCATCCCGATGCCAACCCGGGCGACAAAGAGGCCGAGGCTAAATATAAGGAAATCAACGAAGCGAACGAGGTGCTTAGCGATCCCAAAAAGCGCGCGCAGTACGACCAGTTCGGCTATGTCGGCGACGTTCCGCCGGACGGCTTCGGAGGCGCCGGCGGAGGTTTCGGCGGCTTCGGCGGACAGACGTTCACGCAGGAGGATCTCGGCGACCTCTTCGGCGATTTATTCGGAGGCGGCTTCGGCGGAGGACGCCGCAGAAGCTCCAACCCGAACGCGCCGAAGCGCGGCGCGGACCTTGAGGCGAGCGTAAAAATCTCGCTCGAGGAAGCATATAAAGGCACAAAGCGCAAGCTCGAAATACCGCGGCTCGACACATGCCCGCACTGCGGCGGCAGCGGAGCCGAGCCTGGCAGCAAGGTCGAGACCTGCCCGGCCTGTCACGGGACTGGACAGGTGCGCGAGGTCGTCAACACGCCGTTCGGACAGATGCAGCAGATAGTGACATGCGCCAAATGCGGCGGCAAAGGCAGAACCGTTGACCGAGTGTGCACCGTATGCCGCGGCAACGGCCGCGTTCAGAAGACGCAGAGCGTCGAGGTTAAGATCCCCGCGGGCGTCGATAACGGAACGAGGCTCCGCGTCTCGAGCAAAGGCGAGGCCGGAATCAACGGCGGCCCGGCAGGCGACCTCTTCATACTTACTGAAGTGATGCCCGACGCCAGGTTCACGAGGAAGGGCGACGACCTCAACACGACGATAGAGATATCCTACCCGCAGGCCGCTCTCGGCTGCGAGGTGAAGGTAGACACATTCGACGGCGTCGAGAAGCTCGACATCCCGGCGGGCACTCAGGCCGGCTCCAAGCTTCGCATAAAGGGGCGCGGCATGCCGAGGCTCCGCGGCAAAGGCAGCGGCGACATGAATATACTCGTGCGCGTGAAGGTTCCGAAATCCCTCAGCGCAAAAGAGCGAGAGCTTCTCATCCAGCTCGCGCGCGAGAGCGGACAGCAGGTGAAAGCCTAG
- a CDS encoding zinc ribbon domain-containing protein: MAFFDKLNDLAKSVKDAANDAVETTRIKSRISSEKRAVDEACRKIGEYYYAKRAGDMGPVDDDILEYCIEIDEHMRVISELEAELERERAAKEAAEASFVTCQACGAKNGKQAKFCQECGAQLEKPQPSVVVCPSCGAVNEECAKFCTDCGAKLN, encoded by the coding sequence ATGGCGTTTTTTGACAAGCTCAACGATCTGGCTAAAAGCGTGAAGGATGCGGCGAACGACGCCGTAGAGACCACGCGCATAAAGAGCAGGATAAGCTCCGAAAAAAGGGCCGTCGACGAGGCGTGCCGCAAGATAGGCGAATACTATTACGCGAAGCGCGCCGGCGACATGGGGCCGGTAGACGACGACATTCTCGAATACTGCATAGAGATAGACGAGCACATGAGGGTCATATCAGAACTCGAAGCCGAGCTCGAACGCGAGCGCGCGGCCAAGGAGGCTGCGGAAGCTTCGTTCGTCACCTGCCAGGCGTGCGGCGCGAAAAACGGGAAACAGGCGAAGTTCTGCCAGGAGTGCGGCGCGCAGCTTGAAAAGCCGCAGCCCTCGGTCGTCGTGTGTCCGTCGTGCGGCGCGGTGAACGAGGAGTGCGCGAAGTTCTGCACCGACTGCGGAGCCAAGCTCAACTAG
- a CDS encoding nucleotide exchange factor GrpE yields the protein MTEQENVNRGEVREDDAAQNDAKAREAASSETAEDMKALSAELEKQAEEIKKLKEEVARARADYFNLRTRMERDRESNAKLAAEQAVNEMLPVFENLERIAAAINDPESGMAKGMAMVIKQFSDGLCKLGLEFIPTEGEFDPALHEAVSMEPVDDESKDGHIIGAVSRGYKLAGRVLKAPQVRVGKYNG from the coding sequence ATGACCGAACAGGAAAACGTGAACCGCGGCGAGGTTCGGGAGGACGACGCCGCGCAGAACGACGCGAAGGCTCGGGAGGCCGCCTCTTCCGAAACCGCGGAGGATATGAAAGCCCTCTCCGCCGAGCTTGAGAAGCAGGCGGAAGAGATAAAGAAGCTGAAAGAAGAGGTAGCGCGCGCCCGCGCGGATTACTTCAACCTCAGGACGAGGATGGAGCGCGACCGCGAGAGCAACGCTAAGCTCGCCGCCGAACAGGCGGTGAACGAGATGCTGCCGGTGTTCGAGAACCTCGAGCGGATAGCGGCGGCGATAAACGACCCCGAGAGCGGGATGGCGAAAGGCATGGCGATGGTCATCAAGCAGTTCTCGGACGGGCTGTGCAAGCTTGGGCTCGAATTCATTCCGACCGAAGGAGAGTTTGACCCGGCTCTGCACGAAGCGGTCTCGATGGAGCCGGTGGACGACGAGTCCAAGGACGGTCACATCATCGGGGCCGTCAGCAGAGGCTACAAGCTCGCGGGCAGGGTACTCAAGGCGCCGCAGGTCCGCGTAGGCAAGTACAACGGATAA
- the dnaK gene encoding molecular chaperone DnaK → MGKVIGIDLGTTNSCVAVKEGDNVTVIPNPEGQRTTPSVVAFSKDGQILVGQLAKRQAIVNPDRTVISIKRSMGSDKTVSIDGKSYTPQQISAMILQKLKKDAEEYLGTSVTDAVITCPAYFTDAQRQATKDAGTIAGLNVLRIINEPTAACLAYGVNLEKSDNKIMVYDLGGGTFDVSILDVGDGVFEVLSTAGDNRLGGDDWDNRIVEWLAGEFKKSDGIDLLKDKMAAQRLREAAEKAKIELSSMQETTISLPFITADANGPKHLEQKLTRAKFEELTRDLLERTKTPVKTALKDAGLEASQIHKILLVGGSTRMPMVQTLVKELMGKEPTKGINPDECVAMGAAIQGAILSGEQQGIVLVDVTPLSLGLETLGGVFTKIIDKNTAIPVSKSQVFTTAADNQPQVEIHVLQGERAMASDNVSLGRFFLDGIKPAPRGVPQIEVTFDIDANGIVNVTAKDKATGKAQNITIQSSRLSDEEIEKMRRDAEINESADKKRKELIEARNEAESVIYQAEKLVKESGSADAGAQSRVNDRISALREKMNGEDTEAIKSGTRELTEAMNGLAQAAQSAGASQQNAGAQQADNSDGETVEAEFHEEDNK, encoded by the coding sequence ATGGGAAAAGTAATAGGAATAGACCTCGGAACTACTAACAGCTGCGTGGCGGTGAAAGAAGGAGACAACGTAACCGTAATCCCGAACCCCGAAGGACAGCGCACGACGCCGTCGGTCGTCGCCTTCTCGAAGGACGGACAGATACTCGTAGGACAGCTCGCGAAGCGTCAGGCGATAGTCAACCCGGACCGCACGGTCATATCAATCAAGCGCTCGATGGGCAGCGACAAGACCGTCTCCATAGACGGAAAGAGCTACACGCCACAGCAGATTTCCGCGATGATCCTTCAGAAGCTGAAAAAAGACGCGGAGGAATACCTCGGTACGTCGGTTACCGACGCCGTCATCACCTGCCCGGCTTACTTCACCGACGCACAGCGCCAGGCTACTAAGGACGCTGGCACGATAGCGGGACTCAACGTGCTCCGCATCATCAACGAGCCTACGGCGGCCTGCCTAGCCTACGGCGTGAACCTTGAGAAGAGCGACAACAAGATAATGGTCTACGACCTCGGCGGCGGAACGTTCGACGTTTCGATACTCGACGTAGGCGACGGAGTCTTCGAAGTCCTCTCGACCGCGGGCGACAACAGGCTCGGCGGCGACGACTGGGACAACAGGATAGTCGAGTGGCTCGCCGGCGAATTTAAGAAGAGCGACGGCATCGACCTTCTGAAAGACAAGATGGCCGCGCAGCGCCTGCGCGAGGCCGCGGAGAAGGCGAAGATAGAGCTCTCCTCGATGCAGGAGACGACCATTTCGCTTCCGTTCATCACGGCCGACGCCAACGGACCGAAACACCTGGAGCAGAAACTGACGCGCGCCAAATTCGAAGAGCTGACTAGAGACCTCCTCGAGAGAACCAAGACGCCGGTCAAGACGGCGCTCAAGGACGCCGGCCTCGAAGCCTCTCAGATACACAAAATACTGCTCGTCGGCGGCTCTACCCGTATGCCGATGGTGCAGACTCTGGTCAAAGAACTGATGGGCAAAGAGCCTACGAAGGGCATCAACCCCGACGAATGCGTCGCTATGGGCGCAGCCATCCAGGGCGCGATACTCTCCGGCGAACAGCAGGGCATCGTCCTTGTAGACGTTACGCCGCTGTCGCTCGGTCTTGAGACGCTCGGCGGAGTCTTCACGAAGATAATCGACAAGAACACCGCGATACCGGTATCCAAGAGCCAGGTCTTCACGACGGCCGCGGACAACCAGCCGCAGGTCGAGATACACGTCCTGCAGGGCGAGCGCGCGATGGCCAGCGACAACGTCTCGCTGGGCCGCTTCTTCCTCGACGGAATCAAGCCGGCGCCGCGCGGAGTCCCGCAGATCGAAGTCACCTTCGACATCGATGCGAACGGCATAGTCAACGTCACGGCGAAAGACAAGGCGACAGGCAAGGCGCAGAACATCACGATACAGTCCTCGCGCCTGAGCGACGAAGAGATCGAGAAGATGCGCCGCGACGCCGAGATCAACGAAAGCGCAGACAAGAAGCGCAAAGAGCTTATCGAGGCGCGCAACGAGGCCGAGTCCGTCATCTACCAGGCCGAGAAACTCGTAAAGGAGTCCGGCTCCGCCGACGCGGGCGCTCAGAGCCGCGTGAACGACAGAATCTCCGCGCTACGCGAAAAGATGAACGGCGAAGACACCGAAGCCATCAAGAGCGGAACGCGCGAACTGACCGAGGCGATGAACGGACTCGCGCAGGCCGCCCAGAGCGCCGGAGCCTCGCAGCAGAACGCGGGCGCGCAGCAGGCCGACAACTCCGACGGAGAAACGGTCGAAGCCGAGTTCCACGAAGAGGACAACAAGTAA
- a CDS encoding ABC transporter substrate-binding protein — protein MRKVLAILSLVIVVLAAGAAFAAEPIKIGYLAALTGDYAQYGITEVNMAKLFVDEVNAKGGVLGRPLELVPYDTKTRNEDAVNAVRRMIEVDKVCAIVGANSSGINIATAPIVADGKVPQIGTVASNPFVTVDNKGKVRPYSFRICFTDPYQGALAADLAYNDLKKSKAAILYNVGSDYAHGLREFFIKRYEELGGKIVADEGFRETDVDFRAQLTKIKNSGAEMMLLPGMGKDMALAIKQAQELGLDITIVGGDGYAEFMNEIAGPAMVGTYWVNHTYMEDPAMAPIFARYKEKYNDECKEFVNGTMSYDAMTWLVDAINRAGKAEGPAIAKALEETKDLKLNHATLTIDPATHDPVNKAGIILKVGDDLKAKFYKKVEPK, from the coding sequence TTGAGAAAGGTACTAGCTATTCTGTCTCTTGTTATCGTAGTCCTCGCAGCCGGCGCCGCTTTCGCGGCCGAACCTATCAAGATCGGTTACCTCGCAGCCCTCACCGGCGACTATGCCCAGTACGGCATCACCGAAGTGAACATGGCCAAGCTTTTTGTTGACGAAGTAAACGCCAAGGGCGGCGTGCTCGGACGTCCGCTCGAACTCGTCCCCTATGACACCAAGACGCGCAACGAGGACGCGGTCAACGCCGTCCGCCGCATGATAGAAGTAGATAAAGTCTGCGCGATAGTCGGCGCGAACTCGAGCGGCATCAATATAGCCACCGCCCCGATAGTCGCCGACGGCAAGGTCCCTCAGATAGGCACCGTCGCCTCCAACCCGTTCGTCACAGTAGACAATAAAGGCAAAGTCCGCCCCTATTCCTTCCGCATATGCTTCACCGACCCCTATCAGGGAGCTCTTGCGGCGGATCTCGCCTACAACGACCTCAAGAAGAGCAAAGCCGCCATCCTTTACAACGTCGGCTCCGACTACGCCCACGGGCTCAGAGAGTTCTTCATTAAGCGCTACGAGGAACTCGGCGGAAAGATAGTCGCCGATGAAGGCTTCCGTGAGACCGACGTTGACTTCCGCGCCCAGCTTACGAAGATCAAGAACTCCGGCGCCGAAATGATGCTTCTCCCCGGAATGGGAAAAGATATGGCGCTCGCCATCAAGCAGGCTCAGGAGCTGGGGCTTGACATTACAATCGTCGGCGGCGACGGATACGCCGAATTCATGAACGAGATAGCCGGCCCCGCGATGGTCGGAACCTACTGGGTCAACCACACTTACATGGAAGACCCCGCGATGGCTCCGATATTCGCCCGCTATAAAGAAAAATACAACGACGAGTGCAAAGAGTTCGTGAACGGCACGATGTCCTACGACGCGATGACGTGGCTGGTAGACGCGATCAACCGCGCCGGAAAGGCCGAAGGCCCCGCGATAGCGAAGGCTCTCGAAGAGACGAAGGACCTCAAGCTCAACCACGCGACCCTGACCATCGACCCGGCGACCCACGACCCCGTGAACAAGGCCGGTATCATCCTTAAAGTCGGCGACGACCTGAAAGCTAAGTTCTACAAGAAAGTCGAACCTAAATAA